From the Pongo pygmaeus isolate AG05252 chromosome X, NHGRI_mPonPyg2-v2.0_pri, whole genome shotgun sequence genome, one window contains:
- the LOC129023966 gene encoding 14-3-3 protein zeta/delta-like, protein MDKNELVQKAKLAEQAEQYDDMAACMKSVTEQGAELSNEERNLLSVAYKNVVGALRSSWRVVSSIEQKTEGAEKKQRMAREYREKVETELRDICNDVLSLLEKFLIPNTSQAESKVFYLKMKGDYYHYLAEVAAGDNKKGIVDQSQQAYQEAFEISKKEMQPTHPIRLALALNFSVFYYEILNSPEKACSLAKTAFDEAIAELDTLSEESYKDSTLIMQLLRDNLTLWTSDTQGDEAEAVEEGEN, encoded by the coding sequence ATGGATAAAAATGAGCTGGTTCAGAAGGCCAAACTGGCCGAGCAGGCTGAGCAATATGATGACATGGCAGCCTGCATGAAGTCTGTAACTGAGCAAGGAGCTGAATTATCCAATGAGGAGAGGAATCTTCTCTCAGTTGCTTATAAAAATGTTGTAGGAGCCCTTAGGTCATCTTGGAGGGTCGTCTCAAGTATTGAACAAAAGACGGAAGGTGCTGAGAAAAAACAGCGGATGGCTCGAGAATACAGAGAGAAAGTTGAGACGGAGCTAAGAGATATCTGCAATGATGTACTGTCTCTTTTGGAAAAGTTCTTGATCCCCAATACTTCACAAGCAGAGAGCAAAGTCttctatttgaaaatgaaaggagATTACTACCATTACTTGGCTGAGGTTGCCGCTGGTGATAACAAGAAAGGGATTGTGGATCAGTCACAACAAGCATACCAAGAAGCTTTTGAAATCAGCAAAAAGGAAATGCAACCAACACATCCTATCAGACTGGCTCTGGcccttaacttctctgtgttctATTATGAGATTCTGAACTCCCCAGAGAAAGCCTGCTCTCTTGCAAAGACAGCTTTTGATGAAGCCATTGCTGAACTTGATACATTAAGTGAAGAGTCATACAAAGACAGCACACTAATAATGCAATTACTGAGAGACAACTTGACATTGTGGACATCAGATACCCAAGGAGACGAAGCTGAAGCAGTAGAAGAAGGGGAAAATTAA